The Bacteriovorax sp. Seq25_V genome window below encodes:
- the mce gene encoding methylmalonyl-CoA epimerase has protein sequence MFNKDCFLDHIAVAVENLDVAEKVYQDLGLTFDKRETVLDQQVETSFAHIDENAHIELLMPIDKKGPIQAFLEKKGPGIHHMCYRVPDVVKKSEELTALGYKLLYETPRSGANNCLVNFIHPKSTGGVLIEISQKM, from the coding sequence ATGTTTAATAAAGATTGTTTTCTTGATCATATTGCAGTTGCGGTTGAAAACTTGGATGTTGCAGAAAAGGTATATCAGGATCTAGGTCTAACTTTTGATAAGAGAGAGACTGTACTTGATCAACAAGTTGAAACATCATTTGCACATATTGATGAAAATGCACATATTGAATTATTAATGCCAATTGATAAAAAAGGTCCAATTCAAGCATTTCTTGAGAAGAAAGGTCCAGGTATTCATCATATGTGTTACCGTGTCCCGGACGTTGTAAAAAAATCAGAAGAATTAACAGCATTAGGCTACAAACTTCTTTATGAAACTCCGAGAAGTGGAGCAAATAATTGTCTTGTAAATTTCATTCATCCAAAATCAACGGGTGGAGTTTTAATCGAAATTTCACAGAAGATGTAA